GTCGCCCCGTCCCCGAGTTCGACACCCACGAGCCGCGCCGAACAGCCCGCGCTCTCGCCGAAACGGATCATCTGACCGGGCACGGCCTCCTCGAGGATCGGCGAGACCGGCAGATCGCCGTTGAACACCGCGACGCCGTCGGGGACAAGCCCGTCGAAAATCGCGGCCTTCTCCGCCGCGATCGCCTCGAGGCTGTCGAAGGCGGCCATATGCGCCGGCGCGACCGTGGTGATCATCGCCACGTCGGGACGGGCGAGGCGCGCAAGCGGCGCGATCTCGCCGGGGTGGTTCATCCCGATCTCGACCACCGCGAATTCGGTGTCCCGCGGCATCCGCGCGAGCGTGAGCGGCACGCCCCAGTGGTTGTTGTAGGAGGCTTCGGCGGCATGGGTCCGGCCCTGGCGCGACAGGATGGTGCGCAGCATTTCCTTGGTCGAGGTCTTCCCGACGGAGCCGGTGACGCCGATCACCTTGCCCGCGACGCGGGCGCGCGCGGCGGCGCCGAGCCGTTCGAGCGCGACCAGGACGTCCTCCACGACCAGGAGCGGCGCCTCCTCGTCCAGCCCCTCGGGAATGCGCGAGACGAGCGCCGCGCCCGCGCCATCCGCGAGCGCCTGGGCGACGAAGTCATGCCCGTCGCGCACATCCTTCAGCGCGACGAAAAGATCGCCCCGGCGCAGCCTGCGCGTGTCGATGGAGACGCCGGTGACCTCGAAGTCCCGCGTCGCGCGGCCGCCGGTGGCACGGGCGGCCTCCCCGGAGGTCCAGAGCGGCGTCACAGCGCACCGTCCAGGGCGGACACGGCCATCGAGGCCTGTTCGACATCGTCGAAGGGGAACACGTCGTCGCCGATCACCTGGCCGCTCTCATGGCCCTTGCCGCAGATCAGGAGCGCATCGCCGGGCTGGAGCGCGTCGACGCCGCGCAGGATCGCCTCGGCGCGGTCTCCGACCTCGATCGCCTCCGGCGCGCCTGCCATGACCTCGGCACGGATCGCGGCGGGATCCTCGGAACGCGGGTTGTCGTCGGTGACGATCACCAGGTCGGCATGGTCATGCGCCGCCTGCCCCATCAGCGGGCGCTTGGTGCGGTCGCGGTCGCCGCCTGCGCCGACGATGGCGACGACCCGGCCCATCACATGCGGCCGCAGCGCGCGGATGGCTGTGGCGACCGCATCGGGCGTATGGGCGTAATCGACGAAGACGGCGGCGCCGTTGTCGCGCGTCGCGGCATGCTGCATCCGGCCGCGCACGCCCGCGAGTTCCGGCAGGCAGGAAAAGACCTCCTCGGGATCGCCGCCGCAGGCCATGACGAGCGCCGCCGCCGCCATCACGTTCTCCGCCTGGAACCCGCCGATGAGATCGAGCCGGATCTGATAGATGTTGCCGACGAAATCGACGCGCAGGTCCTGCCCCGTCGCATCGAAGCGCTGCGCGATCACCCGCAGGTCCGCGGCGTCCGAGCGTCCGATCCGCATCACCTCGATGCCGCGTTCGGCGCAGATGCCCTCGATCTCCATGCCCTTCGCATCGTCGATGTTGATCACCGCGACGCCCTCCTCGGGCAGCACGCGGTTGAACAGCCCCGCCTTCGCGGCGAAATAGGCCTCGAAGGTGGCGTGGTAATCGAGATGGTCCTGGGTGAAATTGGTGAAGGCGGCCGCGGTCAGGCGCACGCCGTCGAGACGCCGCTGCGCGAGCCCGTGCGACGACGCCTCCATCGCGCCATGGGTGATGCCCGCGGCGGCCGCCTCCGACAGCATCCGGTGCAGGGTGATGGGTTCGGGCGTAGTGTGCGGGCTCGGCGCCTGCCAGTCGCCCTCGACGCCCGTGGTGCCGACATTGATCGCGCGCGCCCCCAGCAGTTGCCAGATCTGGCGGGCGAAGGTCGCCACCGAGGTCTTGCCATTGGTCCCCGTCACCGCGACCATGATCTCCGGCTGCCGCCCGTAATAGAGCGCCGCGGCATAGGCCAGCGCCTGACGCGGATCCTGGACGACGACGAGGGCGGGGTCGTGTTCGGCGAGGACGGGGGCGGCGATGCGCGCGCCCTCCGGGTCGGTCAGCACCGCGCGCGCGCCCATGCGCAGCGCGAAGTCCACGAAATCCGCCCCATGCGCGCGGGCGCCGGGAAGCGCGGCGAAGAGATGCCCCTCGCGGGTCTGGCGGCTGTCCACGGACAGGCCGGTGACCGAGGCATCGCGCCCCCCCTGTGCGGTCAGTCCAAGCTCCGTCAGCGTCTTCAACATGGTCGCGCGCGCCCCTTCCCGCATGGTGGTCAATGTGACGAGGTCAGTGTTACCTCAGCTTGCGGGGCGGTTTCAATCTCGGGTCTGAGCCCCATGAGCGGCGCGGTGCGCCGGATGATCTCGGCGGCGACGGGCACGGCGGTCCAGCCGGCGGTGCGGCGCGGACGCGGCCCCGCGGTCTCCACCG
The nucleotide sequence above comes from Celeribacter indicus. Encoded proteins:
- a CDS encoding UDP-N-acetylmuramoyl-L-alanyl-D-glutamate--2,6-diaminopimelate ligase, which gives rise to MLKTLTELGLTAQGGRDASVTGLSVDSRQTREGHLFAALPGARAHGADFVDFALRMGARAVLTDPEGARIAAPVLAEHDPALVVVQDPRQALAYAAALYYGRQPEIMVAVTGTNGKTSVATFARQIWQLLGARAINVGTTGVEGDWQAPSPHTTPEPITLHRMLSEAAAAGITHGAMEASSHGLAQRRLDGVRLTAAAFTNFTQDHLDYHATFEAYFAAKAGLFNRVLPEEGVAVINIDDAKGMEIEGICAERGIEVMRIGRSDAADLRVIAQRFDATGQDLRVDFVGNIYQIRLDLIGGFQAENVMAAAALVMACGGDPEEVFSCLPELAGVRGRMQHAATRDNGAAVFVDYAHTPDAVATAIRALRPHVMGRVVAIVGAGGDRDRTKRPLMGQAAHDHADLVIVTDDNPRSEDPAAIRAEVMAGAPEAIEVGDRAEAILRGVDALQPGDALLICGKGHESGQVIGDDVFPFDDVEQASMAVSALDGAL
- a CDS encoding UDP-N-acetylmuramoyl-tripeptide--D-alanyl-D-alanine ligase — protein: MTPLWTSGEAARATGGRATRDFEVTGVSIDTRRLRRGDLFVALKDVRDGHDFVAQALADGAGAALVSRIPEGLDEEAPLLVVEDVLVALERLGAAARARVAGKVIGVTGSVGKTSTKEMLRTILSRQGRTHAAEASYNNHWGVPLTLARMPRDTEFAVVEIGMNHPGEIAPLARLARPDVAMITTVAPAHMAAFDSLEAIAAEKAAIFDGLVPDGVAVFNGDLPVSPILEEAVPGQMIRFGESAGCSARLVGVELGDGATIARAEIDGETCGFDLSTAGRHFATNAVGCLAVVRALGLDLSRAARDLALWAPPEGRGARETIRLAVGAPVELIDDAFNANPTSMAAALEVLARAEPHDTGRRIAILGDMLELGPRERAIHEGLAALPWFAALDAVHCVGPLMRALYDVLPPDRRGEWFETAEAARDTLGVLIGPGDVVLVKGSKGSKVSILVDALRKPGKAQPAE